In Scyliorhinus torazame isolate Kashiwa2021f chromosome 26, sScyTor2.1, whole genome shotgun sequence, the following proteins share a genomic window:
- the LOC140402891 gene encoding cyclic AMP-responsive element-binding protein 3-like protein 4 — MLMPEACVVDTALTHPVCVRSPHSVTDTHADITYSLMHFPDLTLTEEETRLLNQEGIVLPRDLPLTKAEERILKKVRRKIRNKQSAQESRRRKKEYIDGLESRVAACTAQNHELQKQVLQLEHHNVSLISQLRRLQSLIKETSNKAAQTSTCIMVSVQE, encoded by the exons ATGCTGATGCCAGAGGCGTGTGTTGTGGACACGGCTCTCACACACCCCGTCTGTGTGAGGAGTCCCCATAGCGTCacagacacccacgcagacatcacCTACAGCCTGATG CATTTCCCTGATCTGACACTGACGGAGGAGGAGACACGGCTGCTAAATCAGGAGGGAATTGTCCTGCCCAGGGACCTGCCACTGACCAAg GCCGAGGAACGGATCTTGAAGAAGGTCCGGAGGAAGATCCGGAATAAGCAGTCAGCGCAGGAAAGTCGGAGAAGGAAGAAGGAATACATCGATGGATTAGAGAGCAG gGTCGCTGCTTGTACGGCTCAAAACCACGAACTTCAGAAACAAGTTCTACAACTCGAACATCACAATGT GTCTCTGATAAGTCAACTGCGGAGGTTACAGTCTCTGATTAAAGAGACTTCGAACAAGGCAGCACAGACCAGTACCTGCATCATGGTGAGTGTCCAAGAATGA
- the creb3l4 gene encoding cyclic AMP-responsive element-binding protein 3-like protein 4, whose protein sequence is MDVENQELFSVYYDQQDRIFLGNEYSSSHSTYSALEDHGTSSEKLLEEWSVPGASTLNESEPEDMIQTMINPNEVFSSSRGAVESVSETDSGISDDQRPDSDAGGDPEPAHSTLYQVVYGVSVVDGLKTHGAASKTNLRSIELGSLNTSMLMPEACVVDTALTHPVCVRSPHSVTDTHADITYSLMVSWTSRG, encoded by the exons ATGGATGTTGAGAATCAGGAGCTGTTCAGTGTTTACTATGATCAGCAGGACAGAATATTCCTGGGAAATGAATATTCTTCCTCACACAGCACGTACTCTGCACTGGAAGATCACGGCACAAGTTCGGAGAAGCTGCTGGAAGAATGGTCTGTTCCCGGAGCCAGT ACTCTGAACGAGAGTGAGCCTGAGGACATGATCCAGACAATGATTAACCCCAATGAGGTTTTCAGTAGCAGCCGGGGTGCAGTGGAGTCCGTCTCGGAGACTGACAGTGGGATCTCCGATGACCAGCGTCCGGACAGTGATGCTGGAGGTGACCCCGAGCCTGCCCACAGCACTCTCTACCAGGTTGTGTACGGAGTCAGCGTGGTGGACGGGCTGAAGACACATGGAGCGGCCAGCAAAACCAACCTGAGGTCCATCGAgctgg GCAGTTTGAACACATCAATGCTGATGCCAGAGGCGTGTGTTGTGGACACGGCTCTCACACACCCCGTCTGTGTGAGGAGTCCCCATAGCGTCacagacacccacgcagacatcacCTACAGCCTGATGGTAAGCTGGACAAGCAGAGGCTGA